Sequence from the Alphaproteobacteria bacterium genome:
CTTAAAAGCGATCGAAATGTTCAAATCTTCATTGCCTGATTAATCGTACATTCAATGTATTGCGATGATAAAGCAAGCATAAAAAAAGGCAGCCAATTGGCCGCCCTTTCTCAAAACTATAGTGCAGTGACTATTCGTCACGCAGCTGGCGTTTACGCTCCAGTTTGCGAGCACGACGAATTGCTTCTGCAGATTCGCGAACGCGTTTCTCGGAAGGTTTTTCGTAATGGCGGCGCATTTTCATTTCACGGAAAATACCTTCGCGCTGCATTTTCTTTTTCAGCGCGCGCAGGGCCTGGTCTACGTTATTATCACGTACGA
This genomic interval carries:
- the rpsU gene encoding 30S ribosomal protein S21, coding for MQREGIFREMKMRRHYEKPSEKRVRESAEAIRRARKLERKRQLRDE